One stretch of Excalfactoria chinensis isolate bCotChi1 chromosome 2, bCotChi1.hap2, whole genome shotgun sequence DNA includes these proteins:
- the HACL1 gene encoding 2-hydroxyacyl-CoA lyase 1 isoform X2: MGAFQEFPQVEAARLYNKLSVRPSSLEAIPAVIEKAVRTSIYGRPGSCYIDIPGDFVNLQVNKSSVKYVECCPPPPVSTAEHSAVSEAAAIIAHAKQPLLIIGKGAAYSRAENNIRKLVDLSGLPFLPTPMAKGVVPDNHPNCVAAARSMALLHADVIILLGARLNWILHFGLPPRFRQDVKVIQIDVCAEEMGNNVRPAATLLGDINAITKQLLEEFSKRSLKYPSNSEWWKRLREKMLNNEERSKDLALQKSLPMNYYTVFHHIRELVPKDCILVSEGANTMDIGRTMLPNYHPRQRLDAGTFGTMGVGLGFAIAAALVAKDRTPEKRVICIEGDSAFGFSGMEVETICRYNLPILIIVVNNNGIYTGLDASSWKEMLQYGDPVTSVPPVSLLPNAHYEEVMSAFGGKGYFVNTPEELQNAVKASLADKRTPSLINVMIDPQSERKKQEFPWLTRSNL, encoded by the exons ATGGGAGCTTTCCAGGAATTCCCACAG GTTGAAGCTGCTAGGCTGTATAACAAACTGTCTGTCCGCCCAAGCAGCCTGGAAGCGATTCCTGCTGTTATTGAAAAG gcTGTGAGAACCAGTATATATGGCCGCCCAGGTTCCTGTTACATTGACATACCTGGGGATTTTGTGAATCTTCAGGTGAATAAGAGCTCTGTCAA gTATGTAGAATGCTGCCCACCACCTCctgtcagcacagctgagcactcTGCTGTATCTGAAGCAGCAGCTATCATTGCTCATGCCAAGCAGCCTCTGCTGATCATTGGCAAAG gtGCTGCTTATTCACGTGCTGAAAACAACATCAGAAAGTTGGTGGACCTTTCTGgactgccttttttgcctacaCCAATGGCAAAAGGAGTAGTTCCTGATAACCATCCAAATTGTGTAGCTGCAGCAAGATCCAT GGCATTACTACATGCTGATGTAATCATCTTGCTTGGTGCGAGGTTGAACTGGATTTTGCATTTTGGACTTCCACCAAGGTTTCGACAAGATGTAAAGGTTATTCAg ATTGATGTTTGTGCAGAAGAGATGGGGAATAATGTGAGGCCAGCTGCAACGTTATTAGGTGATATAAATGCCATAACTAAGCAG CTTTTAGAAGAATTCAGCAAAAGGTCTTTGAAATACCCCTCTAATTCAGAGTGGTGGAAGAGACTAAGAGAGAAAATGCTGAACAACGAGGAAAGATCGAAG GATTTAGCATTACAGAAATCCCTGCCCATGAATTATTACACAGTCTTTCATCACATCAGAGAGCTGGTACCCAAGGACTGCATTTTGGTGAGCGAAGGAGCAAACACCATGGACATCGGACGAACTATGCTTCCTAATTATCATCCCCGTCAAAG GCTTGATGCAGGTACTTTTGGAACAATGGGAGTTGGACTGGGTTTTGCCATAGCGGCTGCACTGGTGGCCAAAGACCGAACACCTGAGAAACGAGTCATCTGTATAGAAGGAGACAGTGCTTTTGGATTTTCTGGAATGGAAGTAGAAACTATTTGCAG GTACAACTTGCCAATCTTGATTATCGTCGTAAACAACAATGGGATTTACACTGGTTTAGATGCAAGTAGCTGGAAAGAGATGTTACAGTACGGAGATCCTGTTACAAG TGTACCTCCTGTTTCCCTCCTTCCAAATGCACACTATGAGGAAGTTATGTCTGCCTTTGGTGGTAAAGGATACTTCGTTAATACACcagaagaactgcagaatgCTGTGAAAGCAAGTTTGGCTGACAAGCGAACACCTTCTCTTATAAACGTAATGATTGATCCACAATCCGAGAGAAAGAAACAG gAATTTCCGTGGCTTACCCGTTCTAACCTGTAG